One Carassius auratus strain Wakin chromosome 3, ASM336829v1, whole genome shotgun sequence genomic region harbors:
- the LOC113051643 gene encoding cytochrome P450 2K1-like gives MAVVESLLYIPGVAGTLLGALLVLLLLSRLSSDYKSQKEGKEPPGPKHLPLLGNLLTLDLTRPFDSFCELSKTHGNIFQVFLGPKKVVVLVGYKTVKEALVNYADEFGERDITPGFRLLNNGHGILFSNGENWKDMRRFALSNLRDFGMGKRGSEEKIIEEIQYLKREFDKQFCCFLFTWKPFDTTQPVNYAVSNIISSIVYGSRFEYTDPRFTETVDRANENVRVSGSASMMLYNIFPWLGPFLNSKRIIMRNLKKNRAEIVKLITGLQETLNPRDQRGFVDSFLIHKQSDEKSGKKDSYFHHENLLMSVGNLFVAGTDTTGTTLRWGLMLMAKYPHIQDRVQEEIDRVIGGRQPVVEDRKKLPYTDAVIHETQRLANIVPLNLPHMTSCDVTFNGYFIKKGTTVVPLLTSVLKDPSEWEKPNSFYPEHFLDEKGQFVKRDAFMPFSAGRRMCLGESLARMELFLFFTSLLQSYRFTTPPGVSGDELDLKGVVGITLNPSPHKMCAIRRSWYFTLKTNDDLF, from the exons ATGGCTGTTGTTGAGTCTCTGCTGTATATTCCAGGTGTCGCAGGTACATTACTGGGAGCTTTGCTGGTGTTATTGCTCTTATCTCGCCTTTCCTCAGACTACAAATCTCAGAAAGAAGGGAAAGAGCCACCGGGACCCAAACACTTGCCACTACTGGGAAACTTGCTGACGCTTGACCTAACGAGACCTTTTGACAGCTTTTGTGAG CTCTCCAAGACCCACGGGAACATATTCCAAGTGTTTTTGGGTCCTAAAAAAGTTGTGGTATTAGTTGGATACAAAACCGTCAAAGAGGCTCTTGTCAACTATGCAGATGAGTTTGGGGAGCGAGATATTACACCTGGTTTCAGGTTACTTAATAATGGTCATG GGATCCTCTTTTCCAATGGAGAGAACTGGAAAGATATGCGACGCTTCGCTCTCAGCAACCTTCGGGACTTTGGGATGGGCAAGAGAGGAAGTGAAGAGAAAATCATAGAGGAAATTCAATATCTGAAAAGAGAATTTGATAA ACAGTTTTGTTGTTTCCTCTTCACATGGAAACCCTTTGACACGACACAGCCTGTGAACTACGCTGTGTCAAACATCATCTCATCTATCGTGTACGGCAGCAGATTTGAATACACTGACCCTCGATTCACTGAAACAGTCGACAGAGCAAATGAAAATGTTCGGGTTAGTGGATCGGCATCTATGATG CTATACAATATATTTCCATGGTTGGGTCCGTTCCTAAACAGCAAAAGGATTATTATGAGGAATTTGAAGAAAAATAGAGCAGAAATTGTGAAATTAATCACTGGACTCCAGGAGACTCTAAATCCACGTGACCAAAGAGGGTTTGTCGACTCTTTTCTCATCCACAAACAGAGTGATGAG AAATCCGGCAAGAAGGACTCATACTTTCACCATGAGAATCTTCTCATGTCGGTGGGAAATCTGTTTGTCGCTGGTACTGACACCACAGGAACGACTCTGCGCTGGGGTTTGATGCTTATGGCCAAATACCCTCATATACAGG ATCGAGTTCAGGAGGAGATTGACAGAGTGATCGGTGGACGTCAGCCAGTGGTGGAAGACAGAAAGAAATTGCCATATACAGATGCTGTGATTCATGAAACCCAGAGACTGGCAAACATAGTACCCTTGAATCTCCCTCATATGACCAGCTGTGATGTTACCTTCAATGGATACTTCATCAAGAAG GGCACCACTGTAGTTCCTCTGCTGACGTCTGTTTTGAAGGATCCAAGCGAATGGGAAAAACCAAACAGCTTTTACCCAGAACACTTCCTTGATGAGAAGGGCCAGTTTGTGAAGAGAGATGCTTTCATGCCCTTTTCTGCAG GCCGCAGGATGTGTCTTGGGGAGAGTTTGGCCAGGATGGAGCTCTTCCTGTTCTTCACTTCCCTCCTTCAGAGCTACCGCTTCACAACTCCACCTGGAGTGTCTGGAGATGAGCTGGATCTCAAAGGAGTAGTCGGAATAACGTTGAATCCGTCTCCACACAAGATGTGTGCGATCAGACGCTCCTGGTACTTCACACTCAAAACAAATGATGACTTATTTTAA
- the LOC113051578 gene encoding cytochrome P450 2K1-like — protein sequence MSVVESLQQFSSTGTLLGALLLLLGLYLLSSGSKSQKEGKEPPGPKPLPLLGNLLNLDLTRPFDSFCELSKIYGNIFQVFLGPQKTVVLVGYNTVKEALVNHAEEFGDRHISPSFRMLNEHGIIFSNGENWKEMRRFALSNLRDFGMGKRGSEEKIIEEIQYLKGEFDKFEGKPFDTTQPVNYAVSNIISSIVYGSRFEYTDPRFTEMVNRANENVRVSGSISMLLYNIFPWLGPFLKGKRIIVKNMIQNREQVMKLTKALLETLNPQDRRGFVDSFLIRKQNDMKSGKKDSYFNEKNLMVSVTNLFVAGTDTTGTTLRWGLMLMAKYPHIQDRVQEEIDRVIGGRQPVVEDRKKLPYTDAVIHETQRLANIVPLNLPHMTSCDVTFNGYFIKKGTTVVPLLTSVLKDPTEWEKPNSFYPEHFLDEKGQLVKRDAFMPFSAGRRMCLGESLARMELFLFFTSLLQSYRFTTAPGVSGDELDLKGVVGITLNPSPHKLCAIRRS from the exons ATGTCTGTTGTCGAGTCACTCCAGCAGTTTTCCAGCACAGGTACATTACTGGGAGCTTTACTGTTGCTTCTGGGTTTGTATTTGCTTTCCTCTGGATCCAAATCTCAGAAAGAAGGGAAAGAGCCACCGGGACCCAAACCACTGCCGCTGTTGGGGAACCTCTTGAACCTTGACCTCACACGACCCTTTGACAGCTTTTGTGAG CTCTCCAAAATTTACGGGAACATATTCCAAGTGTTTTTGGGTCCCCAAAAAACTGTGGTCCTAGTTGGATACAACACTGTCAAAGAAGCTCTAGTGAATCATGCAGAAGAGTTTGGCGACAGACATATTTCACCTAGTTTCAGGATGCTGAATGAGCATG GGATAATCTTTTCCAATGGAGAGAACTGGAAAGAAATGCGACGCTTCGCTCTCAGCAACCTTCGGGACTTTGGGATGGGCAAGAGAGGAAGTGAAGAGAAAATCATAGAGGAAATTCAGTATCTGAAAGGAGAGTTTGATAAGTTTGAAG GAAAACCCTTTGACACGACACAGCCTGTGAACTACGCTGTTTCAAACATCATCTCATCTATCGTGTACGGCAGCAGATTTGAATACACTGACCCTCGATTCACTGAAATGGTCAACAGAGCAAATGAAAATGTTCGGGTTAGTGGATCAATTTCTATGTTG CTTTACAACATATTTCCATGGTTGGGTCCATTCCTGAAAGGCAAAAggattattgtaaaaaatatgatCCAAAATAGAGAACAGGTGATGAAGTTGACCAAAGCACTTCTGGAGACTCTGAATCCACAAGACCGCAGAGGATTTGTCGACTCATTTCTCATCCGCAAACAAAACGACATG AAATCTGGCAAGAAGGACTCATATTTTAATGAGAAGAATCTTATGGTGTCTGTGACAAATCTGTTTGTCGCTGGTACTGACACCACAGGAACGACTCTGCGCTGGGGTTTGATGCTTATGGCCAAATACCCTCATATACAGG ATCGAGTTCAGGAGGAGATTGACAGAGTGATCGGTGGACGTCAGCCAGTGGTGGAAGACAGAAAGAAATTACCATATACAGATGCTGTGATTCATGAAACCCAGAGACTGGCAAACATAGTACCCTTGAATCTCCCTCATATGACCAGCTGTGATGTTACCTTCAATGGATACTTCATCAAGAAG GGCACCACTGTAGTTCCTCTGCTGACGTCTGTTTTGAAGGATCCAACCGAATGGGAAAAACCAAACAGTTTTTACCCAGAACACTTCCTTGATGAGAAGGGCCAGCTTGTGAAAAGAGATGCTTTCATGCCCTTTTCTGCag gcCGCAGGATGTGTCTTGGGGAGAGTTTGGCCAGGATGGAGCTCTTCCTGTTCTTCACTTCCCTCCTTCAGAGCTACCGCTTCACAACTGCACCTGGAGTGTCTGGAGATGAGCTGGATCTCAAAGGAGTAGTCGGAATAACGTTGAATCCGTCTCCACACAAGCTGTGTGCGATCAGACGCTCCtga